One window from the genome of Cricetulus griseus strain 17A/GY chromosome 2, alternate assembly CriGri-PICRH-1.0, whole genome shotgun sequence encodes:
- the Fabp7 gene encoding fatty acid-binding protein, brain, giving the protein MVDAFCATWKLTDSQNFDEYMKALGVGFATRQVGNVTKPTVIISQEGGKVVIRTQCTFKNTEISFQLGEEFEETSIDDRNCKSVVRLDGDKLIHVQKWDGKETDCVREIKDGKMIVTLTFGDVVAVRCYEKA; this is encoded by the exons ATGGTGGATGCTTTCTGTGCCACCTGGAAGCTGACGGACAGTCAGAATTTTGATGAGTATATGAAAGCTCTGG GTGTGGGCTTCGCCACTAGGCAAGTAGGAAATGTGACCAAGCCAACGGTTATAATCAGCCAGGAAGGTGGCAAAGTGGTGATCAGGACCCAGTGCACATTCAAGAACACAGAGATCAGCTTCCAGCTGGGCGAAGAGTTTGAGGAAACCAGCATAGATGACAGGAACTGTAAG TCTGTTGTTCGGTTGGATGGAGACAAACTTATTCATGTCCAGAAATGGGATGGCAAAGAAACAGATTGTGTAAGAGAAATTAAGGACGGCAAAATGATTGTG ACTCTTACCTTTGGCGATGTTGTTGCTGTCCGCTGTTATGAAAAGGCATAG